The Maylandia zebra isolate NMK-2024a linkage group LG4, Mzebra_GT3a, whole genome shotgun sequence genome includes a window with the following:
- the nbr1b gene encoding next to BRCA1 gene 1 protein isoform X2, protein MDFYINLKVNFRGNSKNFLLSGSETKSWESMEAMVKRSFGLCSLQLTYFDEENEEVSINSQAEYEEALKSAVRQGNRLHMNVYETRGQPTRVATTKASGAEPKRGFRPPQHCPSLAQVVSRKVQAAVPEQGMVIMKEVKGTKEEDKTPPAWFTSYMEKFKDQVVREAVEKICREFSGQCCIHKPLGGGGGAAGGAGGAGGGRVEAVGGAETQQVPEVSSSTLPGAPSSSTPPCSSCRGQTTGGGYQCSVCTSCTLCEPCSFSHDPSHNLVRARTPLSIPEHGSPAPDHSRFYRRGDRSFRKAEKQRLKAEKRLLKAEVKEIRKQLRMERRGIQWSSSHRDGSSSPVLLQPRATQHNSPERPKRPCPLVVPAMTAAFLDENLPDGTRLRPGTKFIKYWKMRNTGTLSWSAETKLKFMWGNLAVGSGDRWREVAVPFLQPGQVGIVSVALCAPTVEGSYTSHWRLAHAGEQFGPRVWCSIVVDPLAPAAMMADGILVSPCVTPQGKNPVAKDGKACAASREQPLLSVDQEEYYIPSVDLLTAQDLLSFELLDINIVQELESAPTNTPADITPCMSPLSQDGPLLDKGSPSLGLIQEETEVINSIMDVPHGVGPGAEGGGVPAQEEGEDDISGTQFVCETVIRSMTLEEAPDHIPLRGSCPGTGKVVRPAAQGSSSSLSCLSKTVKMEESPDSCSSNSKTPMKPLVGLKASIPSPLKASLPTPTSVPLNVLPGPSSAPGPLHASAGTATLPEHTATGEAEESHMESICVEPRVREKQEEEEKRDVMRSRSSSTSSEDYIIILPDCFDTTRPLGESMYSSALSQPGDVQAKTDTDPDTPSAERRDSAAGEGEADEVDEAAPGMELSGASSANDMLCTSQTLDDEPLTPEVVTPPQAVVTSHPESSAEREEEDAGAEEGAQGSELHQTEDEAAPERAQTDPEATDTEKNDPEDPSLQWMHPPRTP, encoded by the exons ATGGATTTCTACATCAACCTGAAGGTGAATTTCAGGGGAAATTCCAAGAATTTCCTGCTGTCGGGATCCGAGACCAAGAGCTGGGAGTCGATGGAGGCCATG GTCAAGCGCTCCTTTGGCCTGTGCAGCCTGCAGCTGACCTACTTTGATGAGGAGAACGAGGAG GTGTCCATTAACAGCCAAG CTGAGTATGAGGAGGCTCTGAAG AGTGCGGTGAGGCAGGGGAACCGACTGCACATGAATGTGTACGAAACTCGAGGCCAGCCGACGAGGGTTGCCACCACCAAGGCCAGCGGAGCAGAACCCAAGAGGGGCTTCAGGCCCCCACAGCACTGCCCTTCACTTGCTCAGGTGGTCAGTCGCAAGGTCCAGGCTGCAGTGCCAGAACAGGGCATG GTGATCATGAAAGAAGTAAAAGGGACCAAAGAAGAAGACAAGACTCCTCCAGCCTGGTTCACCTCCTACATGGAGAAG TTTAAGGACCAGGTAGTTCGTGAGGCAGTGGAAAAGATCTGTCGGGAGTTTTCAGGACAGTGCTGCATCCACAAACCCctgggagggggaggaggagcagcaggaggagctggtggAGCTGGTGGAGGTAGAGTGGAAGCTgtaggaggagcagagacccagcAGGTCCCCGAGGTGTCCTCTTCCACTCTGCCTGGAGCTCCGTCCTCCTCAACTCCTCCCTGCTCGTCCTGCAGGGGGCAGACTACTGGAGGAGGCTATCAGTGCAG CGTGTGCACCTCTTGTACTCTGTGCGAGCCCTGCAGCTTCTCCCACGATCCCAGTCACAATCTGGTGAGAGCCAGGACTCCCCTGTCCATCCCAGAGCACGGATCACCGGCCCCAGACCACAGCAG GTTCTACAGGCGGGGGGATCGCAGTTTCCGAAAGGCAGAGAAGCAGCGGCTGAAAGCCGAGAAGCGCCTGCTGAAAGCCGAGGTGAAGGAAATCCGGAAGCAGCTGAGGATGGAGAGGCGGGGCATACAGTGGAGCTCGTCCCATCGAGACGGAAGCTCCTCCCCCGTCCTCCTGCAGCCTCGAGCCACACAGCACAACAGCCCAGA GCGACCAAAGCGCCCCTGTCCCCTGGTGGTTCCTGCCATGACGGCAGCGTTTTTGGACGAAAACCTTCCTGACGGAACGCGTCTGCGTCCTGGGACCAAGTTTATCAAGTACTGGAAGATGAGGAACACTGGGACTCTCAGCTGGAGTGCTGAGACTAAG CTGAAGTTTATGTGGGGAAACCTGGCAGTGGGATCTGGAGACCGCTGGAGAGAAGTGGCAGTTCCCTTCCTGCAGCCGGGACAG gtTGGCATAGTGAGCGTAGCGCTGTGTGCGCCCACTGTGGAGGGCTCCTACACATCTCACTGGCGTCTGGCCCACGCTGGGGAGCAGTTTGGACCGAGAGTGTGGTGCAGCATCGTGGTCGACCCTCTGGCTCCAGCAGCCATGATGGCTGATGGGATCCTGGTTTCACCCTGTGTCACACCGCAG GGCAAGAACCCAGTAGCCAAGGATGGGAAAGCGTGTGCAGCTTCCAGGGAACAGCCGTTGTTGTCAGTGGACCAAGAAGAGTACTACATCCCGTCTGTAGACCTGCTCACTGCACAG GATCTTCTGTCTTTTGAGCTGTTGGATATCAACATCGTCCAAGAGTTGGAGAGCGCCCCCACCAACACGCCTGCTG ACATCACACCCTGCATGTCCCCTCTGTCTCAAGATGGCCCTCTGCTGGACAAGGGCAGCCCCTCCTTGGGTCTGATTCAGGAAGAGACTGAAGTCATCAATAGCATCATGG ATGTCCCCCACGGGGTAGGACCTGGAGCTGAAGGGGGCGGAGTCCCAGCTCAGGAGGAAGGGGAGGATGACATCAGCGGTACTCAGTTTGTTTGTGAGACTGTGATTCGCTCGATGACCCTGGAGGAGGCCCCTGATCACATACCTCTGAGAGGATCCTGCCCAGGAACAGGAAAAG TGGTACGTCCAGCTGCTCAGGGCTCCTCCTCCTCGCTGTCCTGTCTCAGTAAAACGGTGAAAATGGAGGAGAGTCCCGACAGCTGCTCTAGCAACTCCAAGACTCCCATGAAACCCCTCGTTGGTCTGAAGGCGTCCATCCCTTCCCCACTGAAAGCCTCCCTGCCCACTCCAACGTCTGTGCCCCTGAACGTGCTGCCTGGCCCGAGCTCAGCACCGGGGCCGCTCCACGCTTCAGCCGGGACCGCCACGCTGCCCGAACACACCGCCACAG GTGAAGCTGAGGAGTCGCACATGGAGAGCATCTGTGTGGAGCCCAGAGTGAGGGAGAagcaagaagaggaggagaagagggatgTAATGAGGAGTCGCTCCTCCTCCACGTCCTCCGAGGATTACATCATCATCCTCCCCGATTGCTTTGACACCACTCGGCCCCTGGGAGAGTCCATGTACAG CTCTGCTCTGTCCCAGCCCGGAGACGTCCAAGCCAAGACCGACACAGACCCAGATACCCCCTCAGCTGAGCGTCGGGACAGTGCCGCAGGAGAGGGGGAGGCGGACGAGGTGGATGAAGCGGCTCCAGGAATGGAGCTGTCAGGAGCCAGCAGTGCCAACGATATGCTGTGTACATCCCAGACGCTGGACGATGAGCCGCTGACTCCTGAAGTAGTCACCCCGCCTCAAGCTGTCGTCACATCACA cCCAGAGAGCAgcgcagagagagaggaggaggatgccGGCGCTGAGGAAGGAGCGCAGGGTTCAGAACTGCACCAGACTGAGGACG AAGCAGCTCCTGAGCGCGCTCAGACTGATCCTGAAGCTACTGACACGGAGAAGAACGACCCCGAGGACCccag CCTCCAGTGGATGCATCCACCCAGGACACCATGA